The DNA sequence GATCTCCTTGGGCACCTGCAGCTCGACCAGATCGGACATGCCCCGGCCCTGCGCGATCAGGCGGGCGAGCGAGATCGCCGAGGAGGCCATCGACGGGCTGTAGGTGACGGTCGCCTTCAGCACGCTGTCGTCGGCCTGGATCGCCTCCATCGCCGCCCGCGAACCGGCGCCACCGACCATGATGAACTCCGACCGGTTGGCCTGGCTGATCGCGGCCAGTACCCCGATGCCCTGGTCGTCATCGTGGTTCCAGATGGCGTCGATCTTCGGCAGGGCCTGCAGCAGGTTGGCCGCCTCGCGCTGGCCGGAGTCCGCGGTGAACTCGGCCGCCCGCCGGTTGGCGATGGTGAAGCCGTGCACCTCGAGGGCGTCCTTGAAACCGGCGGACCGCTCCTGGGTCAGCTCCAACGCGTCGATCCCGGCGATCTCGGCGATCACCGGGTTGGCGATGCCCTTCTCCTGCATCTGGGCGGCGATGAAGTTGCCCGCCGACACGCCCATGCCGTAGTTGTCGCCCTTGATCTGGGTACGGTAGGCGAGCGCCTGGGTGAACGCCCGGTCCAGGTTGACCACCGGGATGCCGGCCTCCATGGCCTGCAGGCCGCTGGCGGTCAGCTCGGCTCCGTCGTGCGGCAGCATCACGATGACGTCCGGGCTCTGCGAGATCAGGGTGTCCAGCGCGGCCCGTTGAGCGGCGGCGTCGGCGCCCGCCTCGACGGTGAGGAACTCCACGTCCGAGTACGCCTCGGCCTGGGCCCGGGCGTTGTTGGTGATCGCCGCGAGCCAGCCGTGGTCGGCCGCCGGGGCGGAGAAGCCGATGGTGACGGTCTCACCGGGCTCGGAGTTGGGGTTGCCCTGGTTGGCGGCCTGCGTCTGGGTGTTGGTCGGGGCGGCTTCGTTGCTGGTGCACGCGCTCAGCAGTACACCGGCACCGACTGCGGCACCACCGGCGAGCAGCCGACGGCGGGACATGTCACCGGCGGCGGCGCCGCGCGCGCCGAACAGTGTCCGACGGGAGAAAGCGGTCATGACGACCTCCTGGATCGCAATGGCGAGGGGTTATCGGGGTGTGCGGGGCCTGGCGACCGTCGGAGTCGACGGCCACCGGGCGGTGGATGGGTGTGTCAGGTGGGACTCAGGCGGTTCTTCGGTTGAAGAGCTGGCTGAGGGAGTTGAACCGGAACTGCTGGATGAGAACGGCCACCACGATGATCCCGCCCTTGATCATGTTCTGGGATTCGGTGGAGAGTCCGTTGATGGCGAACAGGTTGGTGATGGTGGAGAAGACCAGCACCCCGAACAGGGCGCCGATGATGGTGCCGCGACCGCCGGTGAGCAGCGTGCCGCCGATGATCGCCGCGGCGATCGCGTCAAGCTCGTACAGGTTTGCCATGGCTGCCTGGGCCGAGTTGGCCTGCGCGGTCAGCATGATCGCGCCGATGCCGCAGCACAGCCCGGACAGGCCGTAGATGAGCAGCGTGTGCCACCGGACGTTGATCCCGGCGAGTCGGGCCGCTTCGGCGTTGCCGCCGATGGCGACGGTGCGTCGGCCGAAGGTGGTGCGGTTGAGCAGCACCCAGCCGGCGGCGACCACCGCGGCGAGGATGACGACCAGCAACGGGATTCCGAGGATCCGCTGGGTGGCCATTCCGTTGATCACCGACGAGGTGGAGACCTGGGTCTGCTTGCCGGAGATGAGCGCGGCCAACCCTCGCGCGGCCACCATCATCGCCAGGGTGGCGATGAACGGCACCAGCCGGCCGTACGAGATCAGCACTCCGTTGACCAGCCCGACGCACATCCCGACCACGACGGCGGTGAAGATCATGCCGCCGGGGCCGAAACTCTGGGTCGCCACCGTGGTGGCCCATACCCCGGCCAGCGCCATGATCGCGCCGACCGACAGGTCGATGCCGCCGGCGATGATCACGAATGTCATGCCGACGGTGACCACGCCGATCGCGGAGGCCTGCTGCAAGATGGTGAAGATGTTGTTGCGGACCCAGGTCGGGTCGCTGTATAGGTCGGGCCGGGTGGCGGCACCGATGATGACCAGAATGACGAGGACGCCGACCAGCCACAGGTTGCGTCGGGCATACTCGCTGGCGTCGGAACGCCACCAGCTCTGCCGGGGTGGTTCGTCCGCGCCGTGCGCCGGCGGCGCTGCCGGCTTCTCCTTACCGGGTACGGTCGCCGTGGCCTCTTCCGCGGTCACAGTCCTACTCCTTCGT is a window from the Solwaraspora sp. WMMD792 genome containing:
- a CDS encoding substrate-binding domain-containing protein, with amino-acid sequence MTAFSRRTLFGARGAAAGDMSRRRLLAGGAAVGAGVLLSACTSNEAAPTNTQTQAANQGNPNSEPGETVTIGFSAPAADHGWLAAITNNARAQAEAYSDVEFLTVEAGADAAAQRAALDTLISQSPDVIVMLPHDGAELTASGLQAMEAGIPVVNLDRAFTQALAYRTQIKGDNYGMGVSAGNFIAAQMQEKGIANPVIAEIAGIDALELTQERSAGFKDALEVHGFTIANRRAAEFTADSGQREAANLLQALPKIDAIWNHDDDQGIGVLAAISQANRSEFIMVGGAGSRAAMEAIQADDSVLKATVTYSPSMASSAISLARLIAQGRGMSDLVELQVPKEIILASETITKENASEYLPLGF
- a CDS encoding ABC transporter permease, giving the protein MTAEEATATVPGKEKPAAPPAHGADEPPRQSWWRSDASEYARRNLWLVGVLVILVIIGAATRPDLYSDPTWVRNNIFTILQQASAIGVVTVGMTFVIIAGGIDLSVGAIMALAGVWATTVATQSFGPGGMIFTAVVVGMCVGLVNGVLISYGRLVPFIATLAMMVAARGLAALISGKQTQVSTSSVINGMATQRILGIPLLVVILAAVVAAGWVLLNRTTFGRRTVAIGGNAEAARLAGINVRWHTLLIYGLSGLCCGIGAIMLTAQANSAQAAMANLYELDAIAAAIIGGTLLTGGRGTIIGALFGVLVFSTITNLFAINGLSTESQNMIKGGIIVVAVLIQQFRFNSLSQLFNRRTA